Below is a genomic region from Bacteroidia bacterium.
ACGAGTTGTGATTGGTTGTGAAGATAGTTACAAAGAAGTGAATGGAATGGGAATTAAAAAGCTCAGGGATGCAGGAATATCGGTTGAAGTTGGGGTTTTGGAGAAAGAAAGTAAAGAGTTAAATAAGCGATTTTTTACGTATCATCAGAAAAAGCGCCCGTTTGTGGTGTTAAAATGGGCACAAAGTTCGGATGGTTTTATTGATCGGAATAGGGACGCAGGTGAGGCCCCAACCAGAATAAGTTCGGTAATGAGTTCGAGATTGGTTCATAAGTGGAGGAGTGAAGAACAAGCTATTTTAATAGGTAAAAATACCTTGGTGAAGGACAATCCAAGGTTAGATGCCAGGTTTGGTTTTGAGCCATCGCCTGCTGTTGTTGTGTTGGGTTACAAGGAAGGGAATTGGAATATTTGGGAAAATAAGTCAACCAAATATTTGTTTGGAACGAAAGGGCAGGAGGGAAAGTCCGGAAATTATTTTCCGAAGATGGAGCTTAGGTCTGTGTTACAAACCTTGCATAAAGAAGGAATAAGTTCGGTTTTGGTTGAAGGAGGGGCAAGCGTTTTAAATAGTTTTTTGGAAGCGGATTGCTGGGATGAAATACGAGTTGTTGAAAGTAGTACTAATCTTTTGCAAGGTGTTCAAGCTCCATTACTTACCTTTGCACCCGATTCGATGGAAATGCTTGGAACCGATCGAATTAAGTATTTTAAACACGTATGAATAGAATTCAAAAATACCTCAGTCTGATTAAGTTTAGCCATACGGTATTTGCTTTGCCTTTTGCCTTGATTGGATTTTTTCTGGCCATTTACAAATTTCACTATTCTTTTGACTGGTCCATTTTGGTAAAAGTGTTAATGTGTATGGTATTTGCGAGAAGTGCAGCTATGGCTTTTAATCGGTATATAGATCGCAAATTTGATGCTGCCAATCCAAGAACCGCCATTCGGGAAATTCCTGCAGGACTCATTACTGCCGATTCTGCCTTGTGGTTTGTGGTGATTAATGCCTTGTTATTTATAGGTACCACCTGGTTTATAAATCTGCTTTGTTTTAGTTTATCGCCTGTTGCCTTGTTGGTGATTTTAGGTTATAGTTTTACCAAGCGTTTTACTCCTCTTTGTCACCTGGTATTAGGTGTTGGGCTTTCGCTTTCCCCTATTGGTTCGTTCTTGGCGGTGAGTGGAAAGTTTGAATTGCTGCCCGTATTATTTAGTTTTGGGGTCATGTTTTGGGTTAGTGGATTTGACATAATATATGCATTGCAGGATGAGGATTTTGATCGGGGTCAAGGATTGTTTTCCATTCCGGTTTGGTTAGGTGGGAAAAATGCGTTGCGTTTATCGGAGTTTTTGCATTTGTTTTGTGCATTATCGTTGTTTTCGGCTGGTTTTGTAGGCGATTTTGGAATGATATATTGGTTAGGTTATTCCATTTTTATTTCCTTGTTGGTTTATCAGCACAGCATTGTGAAGCCCAACGATTTAAGCAGGGTAAATTTAGCTTTTGCCACCACCAATGGATGGGCAAGTGTAGTTTTTGGAATATTATCGGTTTCGGATTTATTTTTCAGATAATGAAGACTTTATTTAAAAGTATAATACGTTTTGGGTTTGGAATCCTAGGCTTGGTTTTATTTGGTTTACCCATGGAAGGCAAGGGGCAAATTAACTCCAAGTATTTTGTTCCATTTACCGATAAAGATCAAACCCCGTATTCATTATCTGATCCACAGCAATTTTTGAGTGATAGGGCAATACAGCGCAGACAGAATCAGAACATTGCATTGGATTGGTATGATTTACCGGTTGATCCAAACTATGTACAACAAGTTGCAGCTACGGGGGTTACCGTAATTGCCCGCAGTAAATGGTTGAATGGCGTTATTATTCAAACTTTAGATGCTAATGCTTTAGCAGCAGTTCAGGCCTTACCTTTTGTAGTGAATTATCAGCCTGTTGCCATGCAGGGTGGTGGAAATAGTCAGCCCAAATGGAAAGATTTGGACAACCAGGCTTCTTTTAAGGTTGAACAAGATTGGCTGGAAAGCGATTATGGCGCTTCGTATAATCAATTGAATATGGTTGGTGCTTTAGGTTTGCACAATGCAGGGTTTAAAGGACAAGGCAAGCTTATAGCCGTTTTGGATGCAGGTTTTCCGTTTGCTTTTTCCAATCCGGGCTTTGATAGTTTAAATGCACGAAACGGTATTACCATGGTGAAAGATATTGTGACACCGGGTGGAGATCCGACCGTTAGTTCGATTTCTGCGCACGGTGCCTATGTGCTTTCAATTATCGCCGGTCATTTGCCCGGACAGTTAATCGGTTCAGGTCCTGATGCAGATTTTGCCCTTATCAGAACGGAGGATGCCGGAACTGA
It encodes:
- the ribD gene encoding bifunctional diaminohydroxyphosphoribosylaminopyrimidine deaminase/5-amino-6-(5-phosphoribosylamino)uracil reductase RibD → MMEEDKDYMLRCLQLAKLGLGRTKTNPLVGSVIVHAGKIIGEGYHHAYGQAHAEVNAIASVSDLSLLSESTLYVNLEPCSHHGKTPPCADLIVQHAIKRVVIGCEDSYKEVNGMGIKKLRDAGISVEVGVLEKESKELNKRFFTYHQKKRPFVVLKWAQSSDGFIDRNRDAGEAPTRISSVMSSRLVHKWRSEEQAILIGKNTLVKDNPRLDARFGFEPSPAVVVLGYKEGNWNIWENKSTKYLFGTKGQEGKSGNYFPKMELRSVLQTLHKEGISSVLVEGGASVLNSFLEADCWDEIRVVESSTNLLQGVQAPLLTFAPDSMEMLGTDRIKYFKHV
- the ubiA gene encoding putative 4-hydroxybenzoate polyprenyltransferase gives rise to the protein MNRIQKYLSLIKFSHTVFALPFALIGFFLAIYKFHYSFDWSILVKVLMCMVFARSAAMAFNRYIDRKFDAANPRTAIREIPAGLITADSALWFVVINALLFIGTTWFINLLCFSLSPVALLVILGYSFTKRFTPLCHLVLGVGLSLSPIGSFLAVSGKFELLPVLFSFGVMFWVSGFDIIYALQDEDFDRGQGLFSIPVWLGGKNALRLSEFLHLFCALSLFSAGFVGDFGMIYWLGYSIFISLLVYQHSIVKPNDLSRVNLAFATTNGWASVVFGILSVSDLFFR